The DNA sequence CGTCGATCAGCCACGACCAGCCGACCTTGGCCAGCAGCGGGTCGGTGACCATCTCCGGGTCGATCTCGGCCCTCGCATAGCTCACGCAGCGGAAGTCCCCCTGCCAGGCGGCGTTGCCGGCCGGATCGTGCAGCAGGACGAGTCGGCCGCTGCCGAGTTCCTCGTCGCCGACGATGACATCTGCGGTGATGGCCACGGAATAGGGCGCGATCCGTTGCGGGGCAGGGATTTCCTCCACGGCCAGTTCCGAGCGCCAGGTCGCAGACATCAGGTCTGCGACGGCGCGTTGGAAAGCCCCCGGCGTTGGTGCGGCGTCCTTCTTTGCTCCCACCAGGCGAGCCTATGCGCGGTGGGGTGGGATGACCGGCTCGACGCGCCGAGTTTTTCCGGTCGTGAAAAGATTCACGTGTGGCCCTCAACGATTCTGCTCTGCTCGCCGCCGCCCACCGTCGCCAGGGAGATCGACTGCCCATCTGGTTCATGCGGCAGGCCGGTCGGTCGTTGCCGGAGTATCGCGCCCTGCGCCAGGGGATCTCGATGCTGGACAGCTGTGCGCGGCCGGATCTGGTCACCGAGATCACGCTGCAGCCGGTGCGCCGTCACGCTGTCGACGCGGCGATCTTCTACAGCGACATCATGGTGCCGCTGAAGGCCATCGGGGTCGACCTGGAGATCGTCGGCGGCGTCGGTCCGGTGATCGCCGCACCTATCACCCGAGTGGCCGACCTCGACACGCTCCGCCCGCTGGAGCCGGCCGACGTCGGCTACGTCAGCGAGGCGGTCGCTGCCATTGTGGCCGAGCTCGGTGACCGGCCGCTGATCGGTTTCGCAGGCGCGCCGTTCACGTTGGCGAGCTATCTGATCGAGGGCGGTCCGAGCAAGGACTACGCCAAGACGAAGTCGCTGATGATTGCCCAGCCCGAGCTGTGGCTCGACCTCTGCTCCCGACTCGCCGACATCTCCGCTGCGTTCCTGACCGTCCAGGTCCAGGCAGGTGCCAGTGCGGTGCAGTTGTTCGACTCCTGGGCCGGCAGCCTCAGCGCCGCCGACTACGCGGGCTTCGTTCAGCCGCACTCGGCCGCCGTCCTCCGCCGGGTCGGTGAGCTCGGCGTGCCGCGGATCCACTTCGGGGTCGGCACCTCCGAGCTGCTGCCACTGATGGGCGCCGCCGGAGCCGACGTGGTCGGCGTCGACTGGCGCCTGCCGCTGGCGGAGGCCAGTCGGCGGATCGGACCGGACTTCGCCGTCCAAGGCAATCTCGACCCCGCGCTGCTGACGGCGCCATGGCCGGTGCTGGCCGAGCGGGTCCGAGACGTCATCCGCTCCGGTGCCCACGCGCCGGGTCACATCTTCAACCTCGGCCACGGGGTTCCGCCGACCACCGACCCGGACGTGCTCACCCGGATCGTCGAGCTGGTGCACACCGAGGGCCCGGAGATCCGAGCCGAGGCCGGGGCGCTCGCCGACGTGACAAGCGGCCGGGCATGACGTCTGCGGTTGTCGTCGGGGGCGGTATCGCCGGGCTGACAGCGGCTCGCGGGCTGGCCCTGTCAGGGTTCTCCGTAACCGTGCTGGAGGCGGGCGCGCGGGTCGGCGGCAAGCTGGCCGGGATCGAGCTGGACGGCGCCGAGCTGGACAGCGGCGCTGAGTCGGTGCTGGCCCGGCGACCCGAGGCGGTGCAGCTGATCGGCGAGCTGGGACTCGGGGACCGGATGGTGCGCCCAACCGAGGCGAAGGCCCAGGTGTTCGTGGACGCCCAGGTCCGCCCGCTGCCGCCCTCGGCGACCGGTGTCCCCTACGACCTGGACCGGCTGTCGGGGTACCTGACGCCGGCCGGATTGGAGCGGGCCCGCCAGGAACCGGACCTTCCGGCCCCGCCGCTGCCGGGCGACGTCGGCATCGGCAACTATGTTGCCGACCGGTTCGGTGACGAGGTCACCGACCGGCTGCTCGAACCGCTGCTCGGTGGGGTGTACGCCGGGCACTCGCGAGAGCTGTCGTTCGCGGCTGTCGCACCGAGGCTGTTCGAGAAGGCCCGGTTCGGCGGATCCCTGCTCGAGCACGCCCGCCCGGAGCGTCCTAGCCCGGAGAACCCGAACGGGCAGGGCAGTGATCCCGTCTTCGCAGGTCTGCTCGGCGGCGTCCACGGCTTGGTCACGTCGTTGCAGCAGGACCTGGAGCAGCGGGGGGTGGCCGTTCGGACCGGGGTCACGGTGCGCGAGCTGCGGCGGGACGCCGACGGCCGGTTCCGGTTGGTCTGCGGGCCGGTGCCGACCCCGACCACGGTCACCGCGGACGTCGTCGTGCTGGCGGCGCCGGCGAAACCCGTGGGCCGACTGCTGTCCCCGCTGGTCGGCCGGCCGGCCGAGGCGTACGCCCGGGTCCCGTACGCCTCGATGGCGGTTCTGACGCTGGTGGTCAGCAATGCTCAGCTGACCGGCTCTGGTCTGCTGGTGCCACCGGGGGAGCTGCCCACGATCAAGGCGCTGACGTTCTCCAGCCGGAAATGGGACTGGGTCGCAGCGACGACCACGTCGACCTGGGGCGAGGGGGTCGACGTGGTCCGGGCCAGTGTCGGACGCTTCGGTGAGGCGAAGCTGCTGCAGCTCGACGATGACGCGCTGCTGGCGCGGACGTTTGCGGAGGCGAAGACCCTTCCGGGTTGGGGTGGCAGCGTGCTCGTCGCCGGGCAGGTGCAACGCTGGGGTGGTGGGTTGCCGCAGTACCTGGTCGGCCACACCGACCTGGTGGCCGACCTGCGTGGGGCCGTCGACGAGGTGCCCGGCCTGGCCGTCTGTGGGGCGGCATTGAGCGGTGTGGGTATCGCCGCCTGTGTCGGCAGTGCCGGCGCCGCCGTCGACAAGATCAACTCCGAGAGGAACTGAGGATGAAGGCACGAGAGATCAACGCGTCGATCCGCTACACGATGTGGTCGGTGTTCCGTCGGACGGCTCGGCTGGACGCGCCAGCCGCAGAGCTGGCCGAGGCCGCCCTGAAGGAGGTCGCGGCCGCCACCGAGGGCACCGACCTTGTCATCCGCGGCTGGTACGACGTGGCCGGGCTGCGCGCCGACGCCGACCTGATGGTGTGGTGGCACGCGTCGTCGTCGGAGACGCTGCAGGACGCCTACCACGCCCTGCGCCGTTCTGCGCTCGGCGACCTGCTGGAGCCGGTCTGGTCCCAGCTGGCGCTGCACCGGCCCGCGGAGTTCAACAAGGGCCATGTGCCGGCGTTCATGCAGGACGAGCAGCCCAAGGCGCACCTGTGCGTGTACCCCTTCGTGCGCTCGTACGAGTGGTACCTGCTGCCTGATGAGGACCGCCGGGCGATGCTGTCGGAGCACGGACAGCTGGCCCGACCGTACCCGGATGTGCGCGCCAACACTGTGTCGGCGTTCGCGCTCGGCGACTACGAGTGGATGCTCGCCTTCGAGGCGGACGATCTGCACCGAATCGTGGACCTGATGCGCGATCTGCGCGCGGCCGCCGCCCGGCGGCACACCCGCGAGGAGGTCCCCTTCTACACCGGGCGACGGCGCGAGCTGGAGACCATCCTCACCTCCTGGTGACCTACTTGCCGTGCTCGGCCGGCTCGAGGGTCAGCGACACCGAGTTGATGCAGTACCGCATGTCGGTGGGGGTGTCGTAGCCCTCCCCGGTGAATACGTGTCCCAGGTGAGAGTCGCACTTCGCGCAGCGCACCTCGACCCGTTTCATGAACATCGAGCTGTCCTCGATATAGACGACCCGGTCCTCGGCCAGTGGCGCGAAGAAGGACGGCCAGCCGCAGTGCGACTCGAACTTCTGGGTGCTCCGGAACAGCTCGGCGTTGCAGGCGCGGCACCGGTAGATGCCCTCGGTCTTGGTGTCGGTGTATTTGCCGGTGAACGGCCGTTCGGTGCCGGCCTCGCGCAGCACCTTGTACTCGAGCGGGCTCAGCTGGGCACGCCACTCGGACTCAGATTTGACCACCTTGCCGACCTGGGCGGCCGGGCTGGTGTTCTCGATGTCGGTCATGATGTTCTCCTCCGCGCCGGTCGAGTGAGTTCCCCGGGCCCCACCAGGGTACTTGGCCTGGGCCCGCCCAGCCCAGGCCGCGTAGGCTGACGCCATGGCGACCCCGGCAACTGAGATCGAGGTGGGCGGACGGCCCGTGCGCGTGTCGAACCCGGACAAGGTCTACTTTCCCGATGTCGGACTGACCAAGATCGACATCGTGGAGTACTTCGTGGCCGTCGGCGCCGGGGTGTTCGCGGCTCTGCAGGACCGGCCCACCACGCTGGAGCGCTGGCCAGGGGGATACTCGCCGGAGGCGCGACTGACCACCCGTCAGGACGGGCATGGTGACGCGTTCTACCAGAAGCGAGCGCCGACCAAGGGCAGGCCGGAGTGGGTGCAGACGGCCAAGATCAAGTTCCCCTCCGGCCGGACCGCTGACCAGGTCTGTCCGACCGAGCTCGCTACCGTCGCCTGGGCAGCCAACCTCGGAACGCTGCGGTTCCATCCCCAACCCGTGAAGAAGGACGACACCGACCTGGTCGACCAGCTGCGCATTGATCTTGATCCGCAGCCGGGGACGGACTTCGCCGATGCCGTTCGGGCGGCCCACGAGCTCCGTGGCGTGCTGGCGGACGCGGGACTGGTCGGCTTCCCGAAGACCAGTGGTGGCCGGGGCGTGCACGTATTCGTTCCCGTGGAGGCCGGCTGGGACTTCATCGACGCCCGCCACGCGGTGATCGCCCTTGGTCGTGAGCTGGCCCGGAGGATGCCCGAGCAGGTCACGGTGAACTGGTGGAAGGAGGAGCGGGGGGAGCGCATTTTCGTCGATTTCAACCAGATGGCCCGGGACCGGACGATCGCCTCGGCGTACTCGATCCGGCCGACCCCCGAGGCGAGAGTCTCGGCCCCGCTGCGCTGGGAAGAGCTGTCGTCCGTCGGCCCGGAGGACTTCACCGTGTCCACCATGTTGACCCGGTTCGCGGAGGCCGGTGACGTGTGGGAGTCGTTCTATTCCGAGCCCCCCGGCCGGCTGGAGCAGGCGCTGGAGATGTACGCCCGGGACGAACGTGACCGCGGCGAGGGGGAGATGCCCTACCCGCCGGAGTACCCGAAGATGCCGGGCGAGCCACCCAGGGTGCAGCCCTCGCGCAAGCGCCAGGACCCCGGCGACGATCGGTGACGTCGCGGCCGGGGATGCAGCGAGCTGCCCTTGGGTGGCGTCACGGCCGTACCGAGACCTCGTACGGTCGCGGTGCGGGACGACGCGGGTCAGCGGTGGCGATGGTAGCTGGTGAAGAGCGCGCCATCGTCGGCCAACATGGCGAACTCGAGGGCGAATGCACGCGGGTCGTTCAGCAGCGGGCCGACGACGGTGCGCTGGCCGGGACCACCGATGACGGTCGGGGCGAGCGTCAGACACATCTCGTCCAGCAGGTCGGCCGCCAGCAGCGCGTGGTGCAGGGTCGCGCCACCCTCGCAGAGCAACCGGCGGTAACCGGAGGCCACCAGCAGATCGACTCCGGCTGCGAGGTCCACGCTGCCGCTACCCACCTGCAGAAGATCGAAACCGGCCTGCTCGAACCTCCGCAGGTCCTCCGGCCGGTGGTCGGTCGTCGTCATGATCATCACCCTTCCGCCCGAACCGGAGGGCGCGGTCGCCATCTCGAGGGAGAGGTCGAGTGACCGAGTGACGACGACCAACGTGGGTACCGGGCTCAGGTCTTCACTGCGGCGGACCTCCTGCTGCCAGGGAGCCAGATCCACCGCCCGGTAGCGTTCTTTGCGGACCGTGCCGGCGCCTGCGATCACGGCATCGGCATGGGCACGTTGCAGGGCGAAGACATGCTGGTCACTGGGGGTGTTGATCGTTCCGGAACGCTCGTCCGGTCCTTGGGCCGAGCCGTCCAGGGTGGCGACGAAGTTGGTCCGGAGCCAGTGGGAGTCTCCGGTCGGCAGTGGATGGCGGTAGAGCCGCCGAAGGGCAAGATCATCCAGCGGCATGCCCACGATTCCGTCGGACCGTCCGAAGAGTTGCTGCATGCACGGCATCTTTTCACGTCGCGACCGCTGTTTTGGTGCACAATCACCCCATGGCCAAGTCGAAGCAAGGCAAGGGAAAGCACCTGGTGGAGGTCGTCGACCCCATCGAACCGACCACACCGTTGACCAAGGCACTCCGGCTGCCGACCGGCCCGGTCGACCTGGCTGCCCTCGACCCGCGCGCCACGACGGGGTTCCAGGGGAAGAAGAAGGACGCTCCTGGGCTGACCGAGGCGCTCGGGCCACGGCTAAGCGACCTTCAGGAGCGGCTGTTTGCCGAGGGGCGCAGCGGTGAGGACAACGCGAAGCGGGTTCTCGTTGTGCTGCAGGGCATGGACACCTCAGGCAAGGGCGGGGTGATCCGGCACGCGTTCGGTCTGGTGGACCCCCAGGGCGTCCAGCTCAAGGCGTTCAAGGCTCCGACGGCGGAGGAGCGCAAGCACCCTTACCTGTGGCGGATCGAGCAAGCGCTGCCGGCGCCGGGCATGATCGGGATCTTTGACCGTTCGCACTATGAGGACGTGTTGATCGTCCGCGTTCACGAGCTCGTCGAGAGGGCAGTCTGGAGCCGGCGCTACAGCCAGATCAACAGGTTCGAGGAGAAGCTGGCCTCAGCGGGTGTCACGGTGCTCAAGTGTTTTTTGCACATCTCCCGTGACGAGCAGAAGGAACGCCTGATGGAGCGGCTGGACAAGCCGGACAAGCACTGGAAGTACAACCCTGGCGATGTGGATGAGCGGCTCCGCTGGCCCGACTATGCCGAGGCTTACGCTGCTGCGCTGGAGAAGTGCAACACCGATGCCGCACCGTGGTATGTGATCCCGTCCGACCGCAAGTGGTACCGCAACTGGGCTGTCGCGCAGCTGCTCGCTGAGCACCTTGAGGCAATCGACCCGCAATGGCCGAAGGCGGACTTCGACGTCGAGCAGGAGAAGGTCAGGCTCGCAGCCACCTGATCGACGTTTGAGGGAGCGGAAGCGGCCCAGCACCGAGCTCGATGTTTGAGATCGGGCGTGAGGGGAAAAGTAAGAGGGCCGGACGCGTTGCGGTGCGAGGGGCCGGTCCCGAGCATCTTTGATCAATTCGCGCTATCAAGATCGTCGTTGGCGCGCCTCCGCGAGCTGATGACGGTGTCCCTTACCCGTCCTGATCTGGTCGCGTGCCGAAAGGCACTGTTTGACCAGGTACGCCATCCCATCGAATGGAGATGTCATGACCCAGAATCCCTACACATCCGATCCCACCCTGCCGGACCGTGCGGTGCCGCCAGTCTCGTCGACCCCACCGCCGCCGGTCCCGGCCTACGAGCCGGTGCCGGCCTACGAGCCCGTCCCGGTTGCTGACGACCGGTCGACCAAGGAGGTCGCGAAGGACGAGGCCGGTGCCGTGAAGGACACCACCGTAGAGGCCGGCCAGCAGGTCGCTGGCGTCGCCAAGGAGCAGGCCGGCAATGTTGCGGCTGAGGCGGGCCACCAGTTGAAGAGCCTGTTCCAGCAGACGATGGGTGAGGTGTCCAGCCAGGCTGGCTCCCAGCAGCAGCGACTGGCCGACACCGTCCAGTCGCTTGCTCGTGAGCTCGGATCGATGGCTTCCGCCTCCCAGGAGTCGGGGCCGATGACCGATCTGGCCAGGCAGGCCTCGGCCAAGGGTGACCACATTGCCCATTGGCTGCAGACCCACGAGCCCCGGGATCTGCTGAACGAAGCCCGCTCGTTCGCCCGCCGCCGCCCGGCCGTCTTCCTGGCCGGTGCCGCTGTGGCCGGAGTGCTGGCGGGACGACTGACCCGGGGAATGGCCGCCCTGGCAAGCGACTCCTCCTCAACCGGCAACAGCCAGCAGCCGTCGCAGTCGGACTACGCCACCCTGGAGGCTCGGCCCTCGCTGACGCAGGCTCCCTATGATCCGCTGGTCGCAGGGTCCGAGTACCCGGTCGCGGCACGCGAAGACGACGTGACGCGATGACTGACCCGTACACCAGTGCCCCGGCGTCCAGCCGGAGCGACGCGACCGGTCCGGGCTACCCACCCAGGGAACAGGACACTCGCTCGATCGGCGACCTGCTGGGTGACGTCACCCGGGATCTGTCGACTCTGATGCGGCAAGAGGTTGCACTGGCCAAGGCCGAGCTGAGCCAGTCTGCCTCGCGAGCCGGCAAGGGAACAGGCATGTTCGTGGGCGCCGGTGTGGCCGGCTTCCTGGTCTTGCTCTTCCTCTCGGTCTCCCTCTGGTGGGCCATCGGCAACCAGATCGGACGCGGTTGGGCCGCTCTGATCGTCGCCATCATCTGGGCCATCATCGCCGCAATCCTCGCCATGGTGGGGAAGAAGGAGATGGAGAGAATCCGAGGTCTGCAGCAGACCACGGACACGCTAGGCAAGATTCCCAACGCACTCAAAGGCAACGAGGAGAACAACCGATGACTACCAATGATCCGGACCAGATCCGCGCTGATATCGAGCGCACCCGGGCCAACCTCAGCAGCGACGTCGATGCGCTGACTGACGAGGCCAACCCGAAGAACATCGCCAAGCGCCAGGCAAACAAGGTGAAGGACGCGACGATCGGAGTCAAGGACCGCATCATGGGCTCCGCCTCCGATGCCGGTGACGCCGTCGGCGACGCCGCCTCACACGTCGGTGACGCGGTCTCCGGGGCGCCGAGCGCGGTGCGTTCCAAGGCGCAGGGCAACCCGCTCGCAGCCGGCCTGGTTGCCTTCGGTGCCGGTCTGCTGGTGGCGTCGCTGTTCCCGCCGTCCGAGAAGGAGCAGCATGCCGCCAGCACAGTCAAGGAGCGCGTCGAGCCGCTCAAAGAGCAGGCCACCGACATCGCCAAGGATGCCGCTGCCCACCTGAAAGAGCCGGCGCAGCAGGCAGCCGAGTCGGTCAAGGACACCGCGACCGAGGCGGCCCAGACAGTGAAGGACGAGGGTTCCTCGGCGGCAGCCGACGTGCAGGACCAGGCCGCCTCGTCCAAGCAGTCGGTTCAGGAAGCGCAGTCGGGTCAGGACGCTCCGTCGGGAGCGCAGACCTGGCCGACCGGACAGGGCAACCCCTCGAGCCGGTAACACGCTTGGGCTCGGAAACAGGACCACGGGCTGACGATCTCTCACTGAGGTCGTCGGCCCGTGGTCATGTCCGGGTCCCTATAGCGGGCTCAGGGTGGGTGTACGTGCTCTGAGCTTGTCGAAGAGCGGTGGGTGTACGTGCTCTGAGCTTGTCGAAGAGCGGTGAGCGGAGGGCCCTTCGACAGGCTCAGGGCGCGGAGGTCAGCAGGGGAGGTCAGCTGCTGAGCTCCATCATCAGGGCCGGAAGCTCGTCCAGGAGCTCGCGGGCGAGGAAACCGAGCGGGCCGACCCGGGCCGCCAACCGGTCGCCGGCGGCGGCGTGCAGATGCGTGGCCCAGCAGGTCGCCTGCGCTCCGGTAGCACCGCGGCCGAGGAGGCCGGTTACGGCACCCGCAAGTACGTCACCACTGCCCGAGGTGGCAAGACCTCCGAAGCCGGTGGTGGCCTGCCAGCGGGCACCGTCGGCGTCAGCGACCGCCCCATGGCAGGTGACCACCGCACCGTAACGGTCCGCGACGGCCGCCACGTCCGACTCGAGGTCGTCGAGATCGCGCTCGAGTAGCCGGGCCGCCTCCTCCTTGTTCGGCGTCAGCACCAACCGGCCACTGAGCCGGTCACGCAGATCGGTGAGCCGGGGGAGTACGCCGAGGGCGTACGCGTCCAGCACCAGCCAGGTGTCGTCGGCCACCAGCGGCACCAGCGTCCGCAGCAGCTCGACGGTCTGGTCCGCGTCGTCGAGACCCGGCCCGACCAGCACAACATCGGCCGACTCCAGCTTGTCGGCGATGGCGCTCAGGTCCGCACCGAGCACCGAGCCGCGGCGGTCCTGCGGCAGACCAGTGACGCCGGACTCCGGCACCGCGACGGCGAGGGCTGTCGCCACTGACTCGGCCACCGCGAACGACAGGTGGCCGGCGCCGACTCTCATAGCGGCCAGGCCAGCCAGCAGGGCGGCTCCTGGGGTCGAGGCCGCTCCGCCGACCACCAGCACCTGGCCACGGCTGTACTTCGAGTCGGTGATCGCCGGCAGTGCCCACTCACGCAGCGAGTTCGGCGTCACCAGCTCAACGCGGTTGGACATCGCGGTCCCCCTCGTGCCGGGTGACGGGCACGTCGTGGCGGTGCAGGTGCGACACGTCATTGAACGTGACCAGCTGCCAGACCCGGTCCCCAGGCGGCCTGACCAGACGGCTCATCGAGACGTTGATGACCGGGGTCGTGGCGCCGATCTCGAGGATCTGCGCCTCCGTGAGCCGCTCGCAGACGTACCGGAAGGCCAGCACCATCGCATCGTGGCAGACCACCAGCACGCGTTGGCCTTCCTCGAGACGTTCCAGGTCGGCAAGGAACGAGCGGACACGCAGCACGAGATCGGCCCACGACTCACCACCGGGAGGTCGGTGGTAGAACTTGCCGAGCCAGCGCCGCCGCTGAGCCTCGAACGGGAACCTGGCTTGGACACCACGGCTGGTCAGCAGGTCGAGGACACCCAGCTCGCGGTCGCGGAGCCGCTCGTCGACAGAGAACGGTAGCGCCAGACCGGCGGCCTGCAGGGCGATCTGGCCGGTCTGCACCGCGCGAGCGTACGGTGAGGACCAGACCGTTGTCGGCAGCTCGTGATCGGGCAGCTCTCGCAGCCCGGCACCCAACGCCCTGGCCTGCTCGATCCCGGTGTCCGACAGCGGCACATCCGCATCCCGCTGCCCGATCTCGATGACCTCGGCACCTGCCGCCTCCGCCGCGGAAGCGGCCACGTTGCCCATGCTCTCGCCATGACGCACCAGGAGAAGCTC is a window from the Microlunatus panaciterrae genome containing:
- a CDS encoding DUF3000 domain-containing protein translates to MGAKKDAAPTPGAFQRAVADLMSATWRSELAVEEIPAPQRIAPYSVAITADVIVGDEELGSGRLVLLHDPAGNAAWQGDFRCVSYARAEIDPEMVTDPLLAKVGWSWLIDALAAHEAAFLAPSGTVTSVSSESFGGMEDDPAQAEVEIRASWTPDLTDAGGGLMPHLDAWAELLCTTAGLPPVPSGVVLMPSRRNPQTRNARRR
- the hemE gene encoding uroporphyrinogen decarboxylase, which codes for MALNDSALLAAAHRRQGDRLPIWFMRQAGRSLPEYRALRQGISMLDSCARPDLVTEITLQPVRRHAVDAAIFYSDIMVPLKAIGVDLEIVGGVGPVIAAPITRVADLDTLRPLEPADVGYVSEAVAAIVAELGDRPLIGFAGAPFTLASYLIEGGPSKDYAKTKSLMIAQPELWLDLCSRLADISAAFLTVQVQAGASAVQLFDSWAGSLSAADYAGFVQPHSAAVLRRVGELGVPRIHFGVGTSELLPLMGAAGADVVGVDWRLPLAEASRRIGPDFAVQGNLDPALLTAPWPVLAERVRDVIRSGAHAPGHIFNLGHGVPPTTDPDVLTRIVELVHTEGPEIRAEAGALADVTSGRA
- the hemG gene encoding protoporphyrinogen oxidase, producing the protein MTSAVVVGGGIAGLTAARGLALSGFSVTVLEAGARVGGKLAGIELDGAELDSGAESVLARRPEAVQLIGELGLGDRMVRPTEAKAQVFVDAQVRPLPPSATGVPYDLDRLSGYLTPAGLERARQEPDLPAPPLPGDVGIGNYVADRFGDEVTDRLLEPLLGGVYAGHSRELSFAAVAPRLFEKARFGGSLLEHARPERPSPENPNGQGSDPVFAGLLGGVHGLVTSLQQDLEQRGVAVRTGVTVRELRRDADGRFRLVCGPVPTPTTVTADVVVLAAPAKPVGRLLSPLVGRPAEAYARVPYASMAVLTLVVSNAQLTGSGLLVPPGELPTIKALTFSSRKWDWVAATTTSTWGEGVDVVRASVGRFGEAKLLQLDDDALLARTFAEAKTLPGWGGSVLVAGQVQRWGGGLPQYLVGHTDLVADLRGAVDEVPGLAVCGAALSGVGIAACVGSAGAAVDKINSERN
- the hemQ gene encoding hydrogen peroxide-dependent heme synthase: MKAREINASIRYTMWSVFRRTARLDAPAAELAEAALKEVAAATEGTDLVIRGWYDVAGLRADADLMVWWHASSSETLQDAYHALRRSALGDLLEPVWSQLALHRPAEFNKGHVPAFMQDEQPKAHLCVYPFVRSYEWYLLPDEDRRAMLSEHGQLARPYPDVRANTVSAFALGDYEWMLAFEADDLHRIVDLMRDLRAAAARRHTREEVPFYTGRRRELETILTSW
- the msrB gene encoding peptide-methionine (R)-S-oxide reductase MsrB, with protein sequence MTDIENTSPAAQVGKVVKSESEWRAQLSPLEYKVLREAGTERPFTGKYTDTKTEGIYRCRACNAELFRSTQKFESHCGWPSFFAPLAEDRVVYIEDSSMFMKRVEVRCAKCDSHLGHVFTGEGYDTPTDMRYCINSVSLTLEPAEHGK
- a CDS encoding DNA polymerase domain-containing protein, with amino-acid sequence MATPATEIEVGGRPVRVSNPDKVYFPDVGLTKIDIVEYFVAVGAGVFAALQDRPTTLERWPGGYSPEARLTTRQDGHGDAFYQKRAPTKGRPEWVQTAKIKFPSGRTADQVCPTELATVAWAANLGTLRFHPQPVKKDDTDLVDQLRIDLDPQPGTDFADAVRAAHELRGVLADAGLVGFPKTSGGRGVHVFVPVEAGWDFIDARHAVIALGRELARRMPEQVTVNWWKEERGERIFVDFNQMARDRTIASAYSIRPTPEARVSAPLRWEELSSVGPEDFTVSTMLTRFAEAGDVWESFYSEPPGRLEQALEMYARDERDRGEGEMPYPPEYPKMPGEPPRVQPSRKRQDPGDDR
- a CDS encoding dihydrofolate reductase family protein, producing MQQLFGRSDGIVGMPLDDLALRRLYRHPLPTGDSHWLRTNFVATLDGSAQGPDERSGTINTPSDQHVFALQRAHADAVIAGAGTVRKERYRAVDLAPWQQEVRRSEDLSPVPTLVVVTRSLDLSLEMATAPSGSGGRVMIMTTTDHRPEDLRRFEQAGFDLLQVGSGSVDLAAGVDLLVASGYRRLLCEGGATLHHALLAADLLDEMCLTLAPTVIGGPGQRTVVGPLLNDPRAFALEFAMLADDGALFTSYHRHR
- a CDS encoding PPK2 family polyphosphate kinase — translated: MAKSKQGKGKHLVEVVDPIEPTTPLTKALRLPTGPVDLAALDPRATTGFQGKKKDAPGLTEALGPRLSDLQERLFAEGRSGEDNAKRVLVVLQGMDTSGKGGVIRHAFGLVDPQGVQLKAFKAPTAEERKHPYLWRIEQALPAPGMIGIFDRSHYEDVLIVRVHELVERAVWSRRYSQINRFEEKLASAGVTVLKCFLHISRDEQKERLMERLDKPDKHWKYNPGDVDERLRWPDYAEAYAAALEKCNTDAAPWYVIPSDRKWYRNWAVAQLLAEHLEAIDPQWPKADFDVEQEKVRLAAT
- a CDS encoding phage holin family protein yields the protein MTDPYTSAPASSRSDATGPGYPPREQDTRSIGDLLGDVTRDLSTLMRQEVALAKAELSQSASRAGKGTGMFVGAGVAGFLVLLFLSVSLWWAIGNQIGRGWAALIVAIIWAIIAAILAMVGKKEMERIRGLQQTTDTLGKIPNALKGNEENNR
- a CDS encoding DUF3618 domain-containing protein, with amino-acid sequence MTTNDPDQIRADIERTRANLSSDVDALTDEANPKNIAKRQANKVKDATIGVKDRIMGSASDAGDAVGDAASHVGDAVSGAPSAVRSKAQGNPLAAGLVAFGAGLLVASLFPPSEKEQHAASTVKERVEPLKEQATDIAKDAAAHLKEPAQQAAESVKDTATEAAQTVKDEGSSAAADVQDQAASSKQSVQEAQSGQDAPSGAQTWPTGQGNPSSR
- a CDS encoding NAD(P)H-hydrate dehydratase: MSNRVELVTPNSLREWALPAITDSKYSRGQVLVVGGAASTPGAALLAGLAAMRVGAGHLSFAVAESVATALAVAVPESGVTGLPQDRRGSVLGADLSAIADKLESADVVLVGPGLDDADQTVELLRTLVPLVADDTWLVLDAYALGVLPRLTDLRDRLSGRLVLTPNKEEAARLLERDLDDLESDVAAVADRYGAVVTCHGAVADADGARWQATTGFGGLATSGSGDVLAGAVTGLLGRGATGAQATCWATHLHAAAGDRLAARVGPLGFLARELLDELPALMMELSS
- a CDS encoding histidine phosphatase family protein — protein: MGVEELLLVRHGESMGNVAASAAEAAGAEVIEIGQRDADVPLSDTGIEQARALGAGLRELPDHELPTTVWSSPYARAVQTGQIALQAAGLALPFSVDERLRDRELGVLDLLTSRGVQARFPFEAQRRRWLGKFYHRPPGGESWADLVLRVRSFLADLERLEEGQRVLVVCHDAMVLAFRYVCERLTEAQILEIGATTPVINVSMSRLVRPPGDRVWQLVTFNDVSHLHRHDVPVTRHEGDRDVQPR